Sequence from the Microbacterium faecale genome:
TTCCCGGTGTGCTCGAGATGATGGCCAGGCAGACGTACGCGCACGTCGAGGTCATCGTCGTGCTGCACGGTGTGCCGGCGCCGTCGCTCGACGGTGTCGACCTGACGGGGCTCGACTACACGCTCGTGGAGGTTCCGGCGACGGTGCTGTTCGGCGGAGCACTGGCGGAGGGCGTGCGACGGTCGTCGGGAGACCTCATCACGAAGCTCGACGACGACGACTGGTACAGCGAGCATCACGTCTCGGACCTCGTGCTCGCCCACCTGTATTCGCGTGCGGACATCGTTGGAAAGACGACGGAGTATCTCTTCTTCGAAGAGGTCGGTCAGACGGTGCACCGCACCTTCGCCACGGAGCGCTATCACGACCAGCTCGCGGGCGGGGCGATGCTGATGTCGCGGGCGGCGTTCGACGCGCTCGGCGGATGGCGCCCGACGCCCAACTCGACGGACCGCTCGGTGCTGATCCGGGTGGAGACGCAGGGCGGGGTCGGTTACCGTACGCAGAGCCTCGGCTACATGTACATCCGGCACGCGTCGAAGCACACGTGGGAGCGCACCGCCTCGCAGCTCGTGCAGGGCTCCTTCGAGCAGTGGCGCGGGTGGCGCTCACCCGAAGTGGGGTACTGAGCAGGCGGATCCCGCAGCAGCTCTGTGCGGGGCGCGGTCAGGGGTGCGCCCAACGCTCACGCGCGACATACTGGACGCCATGCAGCGGATTCGCGGAGCGGTGGCCCTCGCCGTACTCGGGCTCGGCGCGCTGACGCTCGCGGGCTGCGCGGGGTCGATGGGCGGCTTCAGCGACCTCGACGCGGATCGCGAGGCGCAGGACGAGCTTCCGGCGCTCGACGAGGTCGCGCTCGCGTCCGTCGACGCTCAGACCAGCCGATACGTCGGCGAATACAAGGGGACATCGCTGTGGCTCGTCGAAGGGCGCGCAGACTCGCCTGTGTGCTTGGTCGCCGCCAGTGACGATTCCGAGTGGACCATGGCCTGCGGCTCGGGCGCCGGACTGACGACGAGCGGCGCCCTCGGTCGTTTCACGGTGGTGCCGGACAACCTTCCCGCGCCCCACGAGGCGACCGCGATTTCGGAGAACGTGTACGCCCTCGGCGGGTGAACGGTATGAGCGCCAGGCGCGCGCAGCGAGCGCGGCGCGGGCGGGCGCGGTCGATGATCGACCTCAGCAGGAGTCCGATGGTCAGAGCGTGACGGCGTGCGACGGTCGTCGGGCCGCATCACCACCCTTCCTTCCGGTCCGAATTGTCGTCCGCGCGCTCGGCTGCCCGCGCGCGGGCAACCGCGTCGTTGCGGGCGTCGCGGTCCTGGACGATGCGTCGTTCGTGCGCGGACCGCTCGTCGGCACGGCGCTTCGCCTCCAGCGACTCGACGTGTGCGCGGAAGTCACCCCGATTCTCTGGTGGGTCGCCGTCTCGTGCCCATTCGGGGCGGTCGTCGTCTCTTGTCGGTGACGGTGCCGGCTGAAAGAACACGCGGCTCGCCGGTTCGTCGCGATGCGTGCGGCCGGCCGGGCTCGTCCATTCGATGACGCCGTCGGCGAGTTGGCGTAGGGTCCACCCCGAGCCGTGCTTCATCATGTGGTGTCCCTCGCAGAGCGCCGCGAGGTTCGATTGCGCCGTCTGACCACCGCGCGCATAGTCGTGCGAGTGATCGATGTCGCTCTTGCGCGCGGGCACAGTGCACCCCGGGAACCTGCAGGTCATATCCCGTCCGATCAGCGCGCGCCGTTGCGCCGCGGATGGTCGGTAATGGTCGACGCGTTCAATGGTGCCCGAGTCGGGGCGATAGAACAGCCGTTCCCAACCAGCCGCGCTGCCCGCGACGATCCGAGCGGTGTTGGGTGAGACGAGACCGCCCTCATCGATCCAGCTCGTGCCGTCGTCGGGATCGATCATCTGGTCGACCGGAATCGTCACCTGCACCGTCGCCTGCACATCCGCGAGCGTGGCGCCCGTGCCCGAGGCGTGAAGGTCGTGGCCCGTCGGCTCCGCCGACAGAAGGATGTCCGTGAGGATGTCGACGCGCAGCTGATCCAGCGTGCGCAGGTCGGTCGCAGCAGCAGGCGCCGCGTCGTCGACCGCGTGCCCGCCTTCGCGGTCGTGCGCACGTCGCGCGCGTCGTCGGTCGGCCGTCACGATCTTCGCCATCTCGGTGGCGCGGTCGTACAGGGCGCGCCCCTCGAAGGTGGGGAGATAGATGACCAGGTCGCTCATGCCGTCGTCGCGCTCGGTCAGCGTGACGAAACGACGTGCGCGCTCCCGCTCGTGACGCTGACGTAGTGAGAGCGGCGCGAGCTCGGCGGCCTGTTTCTTCACGATGCGCTTCAGATCCCCCGGTGTGCTCTGCTCCGCGAACGGGACCGCCGCCTGATCGAGGGACGCGCGCGCGTCCGGCGTGAGCGGCCCGCCCGCGTCGACGACAGCACGTGCGTGCCGCACGGAGATTCGCCCGTCACAGAGCGCGTCGTGCATCCGGGGGTAGGAGTCGACGAACTGCTCGGTCGGCCTCGAGAGCCAGCGGCGTCACTATCCGCATCAGCTGTCCGGCGGCCAGAAGCAGCGCGTGGCGATCGCGCGGGCGGTCGCGCTGGATCCGGCTCTGCTGATCGCCGACGAGCCGACGAGCGCGCTGGACGTGTCCGTGCAGGCGCAGGTTCTCGAGGTGTTCCGCGACTTGCAGGAGCGACTGGGGTTCGCCTGCCTGTTCATCAGCCATGACCTCGCGGTGATCGACGAGCTGTGCGACGACGTCTCCGTGCTGCACTTTGGACGCGTGGTGGAGACGGGCACGCGCGAGCGCGTGCTGCGGGATCCCGAGGACGATTACACGCGCCGTCTCCTCGCGGCCGCTCCGGTGCCGGATCCGATCGTGCAACGGGAGAGACGCGCGGCGCGCATTGCGGGATGATCGTCGAGCGCGGCCGGTTCGCCGCCGCTCGGACGACAGGAGGACGACATGACCATCGACGACGCGATCCGCCCGTTCGAGCTGAAGGTCGACGAGGCGCGGGTCGCGGATCTGCGCGACCGGCTCGCCCGGGCGCGTCTTCCGGAGCGCGAGACGGTCAGCGTCGGCGACGCTTCCTCGGATGCCGACTGGAGTCAGGGCGTCCCGCGCGCCTACCTGACGGAACTCGCCGAGTACTGGGCGACGCAGTACGACTGGCGAAGACTCGAGGACGAGTTCAACGCTCATGACCCGGCCGTCACGCGCATCGACGGCGTGGACATCGTCTTCCTCCACGTCCGCTCATCGCACGCCGATGCCGTGCCGCTCGTGCTCACCCATGGCTGGCCGAGTTCGGTGATCGAGCCGCTGGAGGTCGCGCGTGCGTTCGCTGAACCCAACGACCCTGAGGCGCCGGCGTTCCACGTCGTCGCGCCCGCGTTACCGGGTTTCGGTCCGAGCGGAAAGCCCGTGGAGACGGGGTGGTCAGTCGATCGGACCGCCGATGCGTGGTCCGTGCTGATGTCGCGGCTCGGCTACGAACGGTTCGTCGCCGCGGGTGGGGACTGGGGCGGTCGGGTGACGGCTGCGCTGGCCGTGCGCCACCCCGATCGCGTCGCGGCGATCCACTCCTTCACCCCCTACGTCGAGGTGCCGCCCGAGGACGGTGATCTCGACGAGCGCGAAGCCGCCAATCTGGCGGAAACTCGGGCGTTCTGGCAGCGGGGCGGGGGATACTCTCTCGAGCAATCGACGCGTCCGCAGACGCTCGCGTACGCGCTGACCGATTCCCCGATCGGCCAGCTCGCCTGGATCGTCGAGAAGTTCCACGGGTGGACCGACAACGACGGCCGCCCCGAGGACATCGTGGCACGCGACCGTATCCTTGACACGGTGTCGCTCTACTGGTTCACCGCGTCGGCGGGATCGTCGGCACGGTTCTACTGGGAGAACTTCCCACCCGACAACCGCGCCCCCATTGAGGTGCCGTCGGCGGTGACGGTGTTCGCTCGGGAGATCGAGCGCCTGCCTCGCGCATGGGTCGAGCGGCGGTTCCGCGACCTGCGCGTGTGGAGTTACGCGCCGCGCGGCGGTCATTTCCCCATGCTGGAGGTGCCGGGCGACTACGTCGCCGAAGTGCGCCGCGCATTCTGCGCGATGCTCTCGTAACGACCTCCCTTGCGTTCGCCACGCGCCTTGAGGAGCGCGCGCTCGAGCGGCGCGCGGCGACCAGCGCCCGTCATCCGCTACCGTCGAGGGCATGACCTGGCGCGACGACCGTATCGGATCCGCCGTGCGCGGGGAGAACCCCACGGTGCTCGCCGAGCTTCGCGGCGGCTACGCCGTCATCGGCGACGTCCAGTTCCTGCCCGGCTACTGCGTGCTCCTCGGCAAGGATCCGCACGCGACGGCGCTCGCGGAGATGCCGCGCGCCGATCGCGTGCAGTTCCTCGCCGACGCCGATCTGCTCGCCGCGGCCGTCGAACGCGCGTGCCGTGAGGCGGATCCGCGCTTTCGGCGCACCAACATCGACGTCCTCGGCAACCACGACGCCTTCGTGCACGCCCATATTTGGCCGCGTTACGAGTGGGAGGCGCCGGAGCTCGTGCGCCGTCCGGTGTGGCTCTACGATCCTGCGAACTGGCGCGACCCCGCGACCGCCCTCGATGCGCGGCACGACGCGCTCCGCGCGAGCATCGCACGTCACCTCAGAGCGCTCGCGGCCGCCGACGCCGTGCGGATCCGCGCCTGAGCGTGCCCCGCTCCGCGAGTGCCCCGTCGCCCTGTTGCGCGCCGAAAAGGGCGCGAACGCACTCGCGAGGCGCCCGCTGGCGTCATCGCGCCGCTTAGCCCTTCAGGCGCTTGACGACGCGCGCGGGCACGCCGGCCACGAGCACGTCGTCCGGCACGTCTTCTGTGACGATCGAGCCGGCCGCGACGATCGCGCCCGCTCCGATCGTGACGCCCGCGAGCACCGTCGACGATGCCCCGATCCACGATCCGGCGCCCACGACGATCGGGTCGTGCCGCACCGCGCCCGCTCGACGCTCATGCGGGCCGATGTCGTGTGTGTCCGTGATGAGGCGCACGAACGGTCCGATGTTCACGCGGTCGCCGATCGTCACGTGCGGCCGCACGTAGCAGTCGCGGTTGATGAACACATCCTTGCCGATTGTGATGTCGCCCGTGAACTCACCGCCCCGGTAGATCTGGGTCCGGTCGCCCACGCGAAGCGTGGTGTGCTCGCCCTGGTTGAACTGCACCTGCTTCGCGATGCGCGTGTCGTCGCCGATCTCGAGCATGGCGTCAGTCTTCCAGCGGCGCCATGATCTCGAACGACCGATCGCGCGAGAGCGCGAGTCCGTCACGCATGCCCGTCCAGAGGTTGCTCCAGCCGCGGCGTGTGATCTTGCGCTCGACGAAACCGAGGCGGATCAGCTCCTTCGCGAACGTCGCCGCCGTGCCGAGCGCGAAGGCGAGCGGGCGATAGTCGCCGTGTGCGCGGTAGTAATGCGACATGATCCCGCGGTTGCGCATGATGTAGTACCGGTACATGTCGCTCGAGGCATTCAAGTGCCGCGTGCCCATATCCCACTGCTTGATCGACCGCGTGCGCTGCAGCACGAACTCATCGACGATCACGCACGGCTCGTAGCGTGAGGCGAGGTAGCCGTAGATCGTGTCATCCCAATAGATGAAGAATCGCGGATCCGGCAGACCGATCCGCTTCACGAGCGAGCGATGGATGAACATGCCCTCGAAGCAGCCCGAGTTCATCTCGCGGTACCCGGACTCATCGAAGCCGGCCGGCGCAAACGGGATCGGGATGCCGAGCGCCGTCGAGACCCGGTACTGCCAGTAGAACTCGGATCCGTCGTAGTCGTAGCGACGCCCCTGCACGTGGCGGAAGCGCGGCGCCCACACACCCATGCGGGCGAGGCCGTCTGGCAGCACCTCGACGTCGTCGTCCATGAGCCAGATCCACTCGGATCCCAGCGCGTACGCGGTCTTCATCCCCTCGCTGAAGCCGCCCGCGCCGCCCGTGTTCTCATCGAGGCGGCGAGAGACGAGCTCTGTGTCGAGTTCGCTCTGGAAGCGCTCGACGACGCTTGCCGTGTCGTCACTCGAGGCGTTGTCGACGACGACGACGCGACCCGGCTTCGGATCCATGCGGCCGACCGACTCGAGAGCGCGCGCCAGCAACTGTGCGCGATTGAACGTCACGATGACGATCGCGGCGGTCCGGGGGTCGAATGCGTCGGTCATGCGTCGTCCTCGAAACTGCGGATCCATTCGTCCTCCGCCACGAGGCGGGGGAGGGCGGCCCGGTACTCGCGAGCGAGGCGCGGCCATTCCTTCTTCAGACGGCGGTGCAGGCGGATCGAGTCGCGCAACATGCCGCGGAACGTTCCTCGATTGCGCGTGTAGATCTGCTTTCCGGATCCGTCGGCAGCCGACACGAGCGCCGAGTCGAACGCCGGCACGCGCCACCACTCGGCGTCGTCCTTGCCGAACTCCACCTCGGGCGTCTGCACGTTCTCCGGGGCCGGGCGGCGCAACAGGTGGTCGAGCAGGGTGCGCGCCGTGAAGACGCGCAGGCGCAGACCGGTCGGATTGTCGAGCCCCGCGCGGCGGGGCCGCAACTCGAACACCCGGCGGCCCTTGCGCGAGTGGAGGACGCGTTCGGGGTCGCGGTGCACGACCGTCTCGGGGTACTTCTTCGCGATTTCACGCGCCTCCGGCATGCGCGTGCGCAGCGTGCGTCGCATGTGATCCGGGCCGCTCAACACGTCGCGCAGCGCGCGATTGCGCAGCGCCGTCGGGTAGTACTGCATCATCATGAGGTGCTTGAGGTCCATGCGGCGGCTGTGGCGCAGCAGCGTCCCGCCATGGGGGATCGTCGAGTGCAGCAACCCCGACACGATGCGGTTGCGCGCGTGGAAGTACGCCTGCCAGTCGATCGCGTCGTCCTTGCCGACCCACGACACGTGCCAGAGCGCCGCACCGGGGAGCGTCACGGTCGGGATACCCGCCGCGCGGGCGCGCAGCGAGTACTCGGCGTCGTCCCACTTGATGAACGCGGGAAGCGGCAGCCCGATCTCGGCGATGACCGCCTTCGGGATCAGACACATCCACCAACCGTTGTAGTCGGCGTCCATGCGCATGTGCAGAAGCGGGGCCTGGCGCAGGTTCTGCTCGCGGAAGTCGTGCGGCAGCTGCTCCTGATAGAGGGTGCGCCACATGAACGGCATCTCGTCGACGACCTCGGCCCAGGCGTGCAATCGCGGTCGGTCCAGCAGATCGAACATGTGTGCGCCGACGATGACCGGCTTCGTCGCGTAACGGCCGAACACAATCGAGCGGCGGATCGACTCCGGCTCGATCTTGACGTCGTCGTCGAGCAGCTGCACGAAGTCGCTCTCGTCGCGCTGCATCGTCTCGTGCATCGCGCGGGCGAACCCGCCGGATCCGCCGAGGTTCGGCTGCGTGATCACCTGCAGGGTGTCGCCGAGAGCGCTGGCGACCTCGGCGAACCCGTCCTGCGCGTCGACCCGGTCTGTGCCCTGGTCGATGAGGAAGACGCGGTCGACGACCTCGAGCACGCCCGCGCTCTCGGCGAGCGCGGTGAGGGTGTCGAGGCAGTACGAGGGCTTGTTATAGGTCGTGATGCCGAGCGACGCCTTGCCCTCGCGCACCGGCTCGTGGTCGGTCGTCCACGTGGCGCCCTCGAGCACGACGGGCTCGCGATCCGCGACGATGTCGAACCAGACCCAGCCGCCGTCGGAGAACTGCGTCAGCGCGATGTCGAAGTGCGTCTCGCTCTCGCCCGACACCTCCGCGGTCTCGATGCGCTGCTGCACGGCGGATCCGTTGGAGCGATACACGAGGACCGTCGCCGACCCCGACGTGCGCACGGTGAGAGTGACGCGGCGTACGCTCGTCCAGTGCTGCCAGTATGAGGCAGGGAAGGCATTGAAGTAGCTCGCGAATGACGTGCGACTGCCCGGATGCACCCGCACGCTCTCGCGCGAGAGCACGTCGCCGATGTGGGCGTCGTTCGTCACGCGAACGGGGGTGTCGTCGATCGTCGACCAGGTGTCCGCGTCAAGATACAGCGGCAGGAGGTCCGGGTCGCGGTCGGTCGGGAAGACCACGTTCTGCAGAACGAACGGCATAGACGTTGAGACTACCGGGCCGATCCCCCAGACGGCTGAATCGGCGGCGCCGGGAGCGGCGCGGTCGGATCCAGCACGACGCGCCAGGATCGCTCCTGACCGGCGCGGACTGCGCACACGACGAGCAGCAGCCAGCCGAGGTCGCCGAGCGCGTAGCTCTCGAAGAGCGACTCGACGAGCAGGGCGACGAGCATCAGCGGCAGCCACGCGTACACGACGGATCGACGATCCGCGGCCGCGAGCCAGGCCCGCGCGAGCGCGAGCACGCTGAACGTCGCGAACAACAGCAGCCCCACCCAGCCGAGCTGCAGCACGATGTCGACGTACACGTTGAGGGCGGAGGCGTTGACCCAGCCGAGCGAGAGGTCGATCACGTTCGTGGGGAACGGCTCTTGCTCCCACGTGCCGAAGAGGCTCCACCCGGTGACGGGGCGCTGGCCGATCCAGACGCTGATCTCGCTCCACAGCTCGGCGCGCGCGGCGAACCCTGACCGCGCGGAGAAGAACGCCGCGATCGGGCGGTACAGCACAAGGATCGATACGACGACGAGCGCCGCGATCACGGCCGTGACGAGGTGAGCGCGACGACGGGCGGTGCGGCGCGACCGACGGGCGACGGCGAGCGCGAGCTCCGCCGCGACGAGCGCGCTGACGAGGACGACGGCGGTCGGGGAGCCGGACAGCACGAGCAGCAGCGAGGCGAGGATGAGCGAGTATGTCGCGACATGTCGGGCGATCGCTCGCGCGCGCCACTCGATCGTGAAGGTGATGAGGCCGATGACCGCGACGAAGGCGAGCAGGTTGCGCGAGCCGAACAGGCCCTGGATCGGACCGCCGTTCGCAATCAGCCCCTCGATCCCGAGCGCGACGAATGGTGCGTCGAAGATGATTCCCGACAGCACCTCGAGCGCGAGGGACGCCGTGAGGAGCCACCGCAGCACGTCGCCGACGGCACGGGCGATCTGGAGCGTGTCGCGCACGTGCGCGATCGTGACGGCGACGATCGACCATCCGATGAGTGCGCACCACGCCATCACGGTGCGACCGTAGGTACCGTCGAGCGCCCAGGCCAGGCTGACGATCGCCCACACGAGATACAGGACGAGACTCGTGGGGGCGAACCCGATCAGCGACAGCTCGTCACGACGGGCGACGAGGATCCCGACGCCGAGCACGGCGAGTCCCGCGACGATCGTCGCGAGAGTGACGGGTCCGTTCACGCTGTGGATCGCGGTCGTCAGGAACGCCGCCGTGAGCGCCGTCAGCGTGTACGCGCGGGCGAAGGCCGCCGACCGGAGCAGATCGGCCAGAGCCGTCAAGGCGGCACCGCGCGCCGATGTCATGCGGGCGCGCCGATTCCCGCGTCGCGCGAGGGGTGGCTGAGCGCAGGAGTGACCTTGATCTTCGCCGAGAAGAGGACGACGAGCATCCACCCCCACAGCATGATCGGGTTCGACTCGGTCAGCCCCTGTACGAGCAGCGCCCACAGCACCAGGAGGGGGATCAGCGTCAGCGGCGAGTAGCGCCGGCTTGCGTGACGGTCCCAGCGGGGGCGGTCGACGGCGAAGAACCACGCGCGCCAGACGGCGGATGCGTAGACGGCAGCCACCACCGCGACGCCGAGCGCGCCGAGCTGGAAGAACGCGTCGAGCCACATGTTGTGCGCCTCGAAGACCGAGATGCCGTGGTCGACGATCCAGCCATCGAACGCCGGATCGGTGGGCACCCACGGTGACGCGAAGCCGTTGCCGATCACCGGATGCTGCACCGCGCGGTCGAGCACCGTCTCCCAGATGTCGTCGCGGCCGGTGAGCCCCCCGTCGCGTCCGAGCGCGGCGGCGACGCGATCGTACGCGAGCAGGCCGATCGCGACGACGCCGACCGTCGCGGCGCTCGCCGTCGCGTAGACGGTCGTGCGTCCACGCGGCGTCGTCTGCCAGCGCATGACGAGCGCGATCGCCAGGACGGCCAGCACGACGGCGCCCGCGACGAGGCTCGTGGCGGATCCGGCCCGCGCGAGCAGCCATGCCGCGAGCAGGAGCCACACGGCGCGCATGATGATCCGCTCTACCGGGAGCCGCCCGAGGAACGCGACGCGCAGTCGCACGCCGAACACGATCAGCGCGACGACCATCAGCATGCCAAGCAGGTTCGAGTTGCCCACGATGCCCTGGATCCTGTCGCCGACGAGCCACGCGTCGAAGAGGTTGCCGCGCACCCAGTACCAGTGCGGATCCGCCTCGCCGTCGATCGGGAAGAAGTTCGGCAGGATCGGGTGGTCGAGGATGAGCGCGACCCACGCCTCGAACAGGATCGACAGGGCGACGACCCAGCGCAGGGCGACCTCGAGGCCGCGCACGATCTCGCCCCACGTCAGCATGTCGGCCAGGAACACCCCCTGCAGGGTGAACGCCGCGAGCACGAGCGCGGTCGCGATCGTGGAGCCGGGCCAGGCCGACCACGCCACCGAGACGAACGCGAGGGCGACGTAGGCGAATGCGGCCCACGGCAAGCGGCGCCATGCGAGCGCCCGCGGTCCGCGGCGGCGCGTGAGGCTGGGGATCCAGATGGCGAGCGTGGCGAGGACGGCGACGGCGACGAGGGCGAGCGCACCGATCATCCCGAGAAGGTTGTACCACCACGAGTACGCCAGCGCGCTGAACAGCACGAACGTCGCGTATGCGCGCAGGGCGAGGTGCCCCGTCGCCTCCCGCGCCGGTGCGCGGTGCGGTGGGGACACCGGGTGCGCCGACAGCTTCGCCATGCCTCAAGCCTACGGCGCGCGGGGACGCGACCGGTGTGATCATAGGGTGGGAGCATGCTCGTACCACTTGGCAACGATCCGCGTCCGTTCGACTGGGGGTCGACGACGCTCATCGCGCAGCTCGAGGGACGGCCGGAGGCTGCGCAGCCCGAGGCCGAGGTATGGTTCGGCGACCACGCCGCCGACGCCGCGGACGTTCGTGACGGGAGTGGTCGCACGCTCGACGAATGGATCCGCCAGGAGGGCGTCGAGGTGGGTCCCGACGGCCGACTGCCGTACTTGCTCAAGATCCTCGCGGCCGAGAAGTCGCTGTCGATTCAGGCTCATCCGACGAAGCGACAGGCGGAAGAGGGCTTCGCCGCGGAGCGCGATCTGCCTGACTCTGCGCCGCGCAACTACACCGACGACAATCACAAGCCCGAGATGATCGTGGCCCTGCGCGACGGCTTCGTCGCGCTCTGCGGCTTGCGTGACATCGAGGCCACCGCGCGCCTGCTCGCGCAACTCGGCGACGCCGCCGCGCCGTTGGCCGCGCGGATCCGCGACGACGCCTCGCTCGCCGACGCGATCGCGTGGCTGCTGTCGGGGGACGCGCAGCCCGTCGTCGATGCGATCATCGCCGCGCTCGACGCCGCACGCTCGGTCGAGTTCGCTCCCGACCTCGCCAATGCCCGGCGAAACGCGGCGCAGTTCCCGGGCGACCCCGGCGTCGTCGTGGGGCTCCTGATGAACATCGTGACGCTGGCGCGTGGCGAGGCTCTCTTCCTGCGGGCCGGCCAGCTGCACGCCTACCAGTGGGGCATCGGCATCGAGATCATGGCCGCGAGCGACAACGTCATGCGCGGCGGACTCACACCGAAACACATCGACGCCGGTGAGCTCATGACGGTGCTCGAACGGCGCTCCGGATCCGTTCCCGTCGTGCGCGCGCAGGAGGCTGCGGAGGCGCCCGGCTTCGTCGAGTACCCATCCGACGCGCCCGACTTCCGGCTTCTCGCTGCACGGGTGTCGGGATCCGACACGGCGCGCCTTGAGCCGTCGGGAACGGCGATCGTGCTGTGCACGGCGGGGCGTGTTTCGGTCGCCGCGGGTGAGGCGGCGGAGACGCTCGATGCCGGTCGTGCCGTGCTGGTGACGACAGGGGAGGCTCTCGTCGAGGTGAGCGGAGATGGCGAGGTGTTCGTCGCGCAGCCGGGTGCTTAACGCGCGATTGTGACACGCCGTCGCGCCTCAAACCTTCAATCTGCGGATGAACCCTCTACGATCAGCGACTTGATATTCGCTAATTACACAGGTGTAATTATCGAGGGAAGGCACCCGACGCTGGGACTGACCGAGGGGGAGAGAACATGAGCGCACCGTATTACCGTTCCGAGGCACCGGCCGACTGGTTCGTCGACCCCGCTGAGCGTGGCGTTCCGGGAACGCTCCACGCGCTCGAGGCCACGGACGATGGCGCCCTGTCGTGGCAGAGCGACGCACTGTGTTCGCAGACCGACCCTGAGGCGTTCTTCCCGGAGAAGGGCGGCTCGACGCGCGACGCG
This genomic interval carries:
- a CDS encoding HNH endonuclease signature motif containing protein — translated: MHDALCDGRISVRHARAVVDAGGPLTPDARASLDQAAVPFAEQSTPGDLKRIVKKQAAELAPLSLRQRHERERARRFVTLTERDDGMSDLVIYLPTFEGRALYDRATEMAKIVTADRRRARRAHDREGGHAVDDAAPAAATDLRTLDQLRVDILTDILLSAEPTGHDLHASGTGATLADVQATVQVTIPVDQMIDPDDGTSWIDEGGLVSPNTARIVAGSAAGWERLFYRPDSGTIERVDHYRPSAAQRRALIGRDMTCRFPGCTVPARKSDIDHSHDYARGGQTAQSNLAALCEGHHMMKHGSGWTLRQLADGVIEWTSPAGRTHRDEPASRVFFQPAPSPTRDDDRPEWARDGDPPENRGDFRAHVESLEAKRRADERSAHERRIVQDRDARNDAVARARAAERADDNSDRKEGW
- a CDS encoding epoxide hydrolase family protein; this encodes MTIDDAIRPFELKVDEARVADLRDRLARARLPERETVSVGDASSDADWSQGVPRAYLTELAEYWATQYDWRRLEDEFNAHDPAVTRIDGVDIVFLHVRSSHADAVPLVLTHGWPSSVIEPLEVARAFAEPNDPEAPAFHVVAPALPGFGPSGKPVETGWSVDRTADAWSVLMSRLGYERFVAAGGDWGGRVTAALAVRHPDRVAAIHSFTPYVEVPPEDGDLDEREAANLAETRAFWQRGGGYSLEQSTRPQTLAYALTDSPIGQLAWIVEKFHGWTDNDGRPEDIVARDRILDTVSLYWFTASAGSSARFYWENFPPDNRAPIEVPSAVTVFAREIERLPRAWVERRFRDLRVWSYAPRGGHFPMLEVPGDYVAEVRRAFCAMLS
- a CDS encoding diadenosine tetraphosphate hydrolase — its product is MTWRDDRIGSAVRGENPTVLAELRGGYAVIGDVQFLPGYCVLLGKDPHATALAEMPRADRVQFLADADLLAAAVERACREADPRFRRTNIDVLGNHDAFVHAHIWPRYEWEAPELVRRPVWLYDPANWRDPATALDARHDALRASIARHLRALAAADAVRIRA
- a CDS encoding DapH/DapD/GlmU-related protein, whose protein sequence is MLEIGDDTRIAKQVQFNQGEHTTLRVGDRTQIYRGGEFTGDITIGKDVFINRDCYVRPHVTIGDRVNIGPFVRLITDTHDIGPHERRAGAVRHDPIVVGAGSWIGASSTVLAGVTIGAGAIVAAGSIVTEDVPDDVLVAGVPARVVKRLKG
- a CDS encoding glycosyltransferase family 2 protein, with amino-acid sequence MTDAFDPRTAAIVIVTFNRAQLLARALESVGRMDPKPGRVVVVDNASSDDTASVVERFQSELDTELVSRRLDENTGGAGGFSEGMKTAYALGSEWIWLMDDDVEVLPDGLARMGVWAPRFRHVQGRRYDYDGSEFYWQYRVSTALGIPIPFAPAGFDESGYREMNSGCFEGMFIHRSLVKRIGLPDPRFFIYWDDTIYGYLASRYEPCVIVDEFVLQRTRSIKQWDMGTRHLNASSDMYRYYIMRNRGIMSHYYRAHGDYRPLAFALGTAATFAKELIRLGFVERKITRRGWSNLWTGMRDGLALSRDRSFEIMAPLED
- a CDS encoding glycosyltransferase, whose translation is MPFVLQNVVFPTDRDPDLLPLYLDADTWSTIDDTPVRVTNDAHIGDVLSRESVRVHPGSRTSFASYFNAFPASYWQHWTSVRRVTLTVRTSGSATVLVYRSNGSAVQQRIETAEVSGESETHFDIALTQFSDGGWVWFDIVADREPVVLEGATWTTDHEPVREGKASLGITTYNKPSYCLDTLTALAESAGVLEVVDRVFLIDQGTDRVDAQDGFAEVASALGDTLQVITQPNLGGSGGFARAMHETMQRDESDFVQLLDDDVKIEPESIRRSIVFGRYATKPVIVGAHMFDLLDRPRLHAWAEVVDEMPFMWRTLYQEQLPHDFREQNLRQAPLLHMRMDADYNGWWMCLIPKAVIAEIGLPLPAFIKWDDAEYSLRARAAGIPTVTLPGAALWHVSWVGKDDAIDWQAYFHARNRIVSGLLHSTIPHGGTLLRHSRRMDLKHLMMMQYYPTALRNRALRDVLSGPDHMRRTLRTRMPEAREIAKKYPETVVHRDPERVLHSRKGRRVFELRPRRAGLDNPTGLRLRVFTARTLLDHLLRRPAPENVQTPEVEFGKDDAEWWRVPAFDSALVSAADGSGKQIYTRNRGTFRGMLRDSIRLHRRLKKEWPRLAREYRAALPRLVAEDEWIRSFEDDA
- a CDS encoding O-antigen ligase family protein, whose translation is MTSARGAALTALADLLRSAAFARAYTLTALTAAFLTTAIHSVNGPVTLATIVAGLAVLGVGILVARRDELSLIGFAPTSLVLYLVWAIVSLAWALDGTYGRTVMAWCALIGWSIVAVTIAHVRDTLQIARAVGDVLRWLLTASLALEVLSGIIFDAPFVALGIEGLIANGGPIQGLFGSRNLLAFVAVIGLITFTIEWRARAIARHVATYSLILASLLLVLSGSPTAVVLVSALVAAELALAVARRSRRTARRRAHLVTAVIAALVVVSILVLYRPIAAFFSARSGFAARAELWSEISVWIGQRPVTGWSLFGTWEQEPFPTNVIDLSLGWVNASALNVYVDIVLQLGWVGLLLFATFSVLALARAWLAAADRRSVVYAWLPLMLVALLVESLFESYALGDLGWLLLVVCAVRAGQERSWRVVLDPTAPLPAPPIQPSGGSAR
- a CDS encoding O-antigen ligase family protein, whose protein sequence is MAKLSAHPVSPPHRAPAREATGHLALRAYATFVLFSALAYSWWYNLLGMIGALALVAVAVLATLAIWIPSLTRRRGPRALAWRRLPWAAFAYVALAFVSVAWSAWPGSTIATALVLAAFTLQGVFLADMLTWGEIVRGLEVALRWVVALSILFEAWVALILDHPILPNFFPIDGEADPHWYWVRGNLFDAWLVGDRIQGIVGNSNLLGMLMVVALIVFGVRLRVAFLGRLPVERIIMRAVWLLLAAWLLARAGSATSLVAGAVVLAVLAIALVMRWQTTPRGRTTVYATASAATVGVVAIGLLAYDRVAAALGRDGGLTGRDDIWETVLDRAVQHPVIGNGFASPWVPTDPAFDGWIVDHGISVFEAHNMWLDAFFQLGALGVAVVAAVYASAVWRAWFFAVDRPRWDRHASRRYSPLTLIPLLVLWALLVQGLTESNPIMLWGWMLVVLFSAKIKVTPALSHPSRDAGIGAPA